A single genomic interval of Anthonomus grandis grandis chromosome 17, icAntGran1.3, whole genome shotgun sequence harbors:
- the LOC126746235 gene encoding uncharacterized protein LOC126746235, whose amino-acid sequence MDFSSSKVQKQDRPKFSLLHLLFLNSISLFFIIIFSIVFFIYTIILNIYLKLKIGKSYGGVVPPRDLIFFLPDVSVCHITTVAYARCDKKIDMVKRVKEIIQEKIFDFPDNYPKLTSSTHSFHGYYFTKKYDCNVNDVVKEIHLDKNKELTEEFLKKYTAKVTNAEFGKNGSVLWDIHVGPCPIKETQNGVYRYPIISRFHHSIADGTSLVNLIIHVFGDKGCENYGKKIFEKVLKKQSSGKQRKSFSEWVEANVVNLIKMTSVYMELLFVSAGKYVAKSHLRSQDVNALHGKLLTGEKLCAWVAEDTVECIPMVKRIKNKTKTQFMCVVSTAVAASLSNYFKRNDLPIPEDMSGLIAVLLDYPDV is encoded by the exons atg gATTTCTCATCATCAAAAGTTCAGAAACAAGATAGGCCAAAATTCAGCCTACTTCACCTTTTATTCCTAAATAGTATCAGCctgtttttcattattatattttcaatagtCTTTTTCATATATacgataatattaaatatttatttaaaattaaaaattggaaaaagttATGGCGGAGTTGTACCACCAAgggatttaatatttttcttacctGACGTTTCGGTATGTCATATTACCACTGTAGCATATGCTCGCTGtgacaaaaaaattgacatggtCAAGAGAGTTAAAGAAATTATACAGGAAAAG atatttgattTTCCGGACAACTATCCTAAGCTTACTAGCTCGACTCATTCTTTTCATGGTTActatttcaccaaaaaatatgaCTGTAATGTCAATGATGTTGTTAAAGAAATACacttagataaaaataaagaactcacagaagaatttttaaagaagtatACTGCCAAGGTGACAAATGcggaatttggaaaaaatggatCTGTACTTTGGGATATACATGTTGGACCTTGTCCTATTAAGGAAACACAAAAC ggCGTTTACAGGTATCCAATCATATCAAGGTTTCATCATTCAATCGCTGATGGAACTTCTCTAGTGAATCTTATAATCCACGTATTTGGAGATAAGGGATGCGAAAATTATGGAAAGAAAATTTTCGAAAAGGTGTTAAAAAAGCAAAGTAGTGGCAAACAGCGCAAAAGTTTTAGTGAATGGGTAGAAGCAAATGTG gttaatctaataaaaatgacTTCGGTGTACATGGAACTTTTATTCGTATCTGCGGGAAAATACGTAGCGAAAAGCCATTTAAGGTCACAGGACGTAAATGCCCTTCATGGAAAATTATTAACAGGGGAAAAATTATGTGCCTGGGTAGCAGAAGACACAGTAGAATGCATACCAAtggtaaaaagaataaaaaacaagacaaaAACCCAATTTATGTGCGTTGTCTCTACTGCAGTAGCTGCTAgtttgtcaaattattttaaaagg aatgACCTGCCTATACCAGAGGACATGTCTGGACTAATAGCAGTTCTGCTGGATTATCCCGACGTTTGA